One region of Mycolicibacterium insubricum genomic DNA includes:
- a CDS encoding cupin domain-containing protein yields the protein MVGGEIHDDHDQFSRVESGKTKVVMGPGKDDFTFEETVGDDDLKLYSLYGPAEHLPDTRHETFPDADADPQETDLA from the coding sequence GTGGTCGGCGGTGAGATCCACGACGACCACGACCAGTTCAGCCGAGTGGAATCGGGCAAGACCAAGGTCGTCATGGGCCCCGGCAAGGACGACTTCACGTTCGAGGAAACCGTCGGCGACGACGACCTGAAGCTCTACTCCCTCTACGGCCCCGCCGAGCACCTCCCCGACACCCGGCACGAGACCTTCCCCGACGCCGACGCGGACCCGCAGGAAACCGACCTGGCCTGA
- a CDS encoding GAP family protein translates to MWGTVVGLAMVGALNPVMLGVILLLLSRPRPLPSLFVYWLGLMTTNLPAMLIPLVLLHFVPGFRSFAEDLHPDQSPVVRYVLLGLGVLTLLIAVVVMVRPWVKGRERQGAATAGGRSVPKPLADAEIGAESSSGKALLEGLMSKNNAVIRRLASRLYDAWESDNLKIVFAFGMLTFIAPEAILFIDTAIVFSGNSIFVQLLAAVAFVLLAFAMFEIVLVGYWIAPAKARAVVEPIHERTRKYRRQILATLLILVGSWQVAMGLGVV, encoded by the coding sequence ATGTGGGGGACGGTAGTCGGCTTAGCAATGGTGGGTGCCCTGAATCCGGTGATGCTGGGGGTAATTCTGCTCCTGCTTTCCCGTCCTCGTCCGCTGCCCAGCCTGTTCGTGTACTGGCTGGGGCTCATGACGACGAATTTGCCAGCTATGTTAATCCCGCTAGTCCTATTGCATTTCGTTCCGGGATTCCGATCCTTTGCAGAGGATCTGCATCCAGACCAAAGCCCGGTTGTCCGATATGTATTGCTGGGCTTGGGTGTGCTCACTTTGCTGATCGCCGTAGTGGTGATGGTGCGTCCTTGGGTGAAAGGTCGGGAACGTCAGGGCGCTGCGACAGCCGGTGGGCGGTCGGTGCCGAAGCCCCTCGCAGATGCGGAGATAGGGGCTGAATCATCATCGGGCAAAGCACTACTCGAGGGCTTGATGTCGAAGAACAACGCGGTCATCCGACGGCTGGCGTCGCGCCTCTACGATGCATGGGAAAGCGATAACCTGAAGATAGTGTTTGCCTTCGGTATGCTGACGTTCATCGCGCCAGAGGCGATTTTATTCATCGATACGGCGATTGTCTTTTCAGGTAACTCCATATTTGTGCAGCTTCTTGCCGCCGTGGCGTTCGTGTTGTTGGCCTTTGCGATGTTCGAGATTGTGCTGGTCGGCTATTGGATCGCACCGGCAAAGGCTCGGGCTGTGGTGGAGCCAATACACGAACGAACGCGGAAATATCGCCGGCAGATCCTTGCGACGCTCCTAATCCTGGTTGGCAGCTGGCAGGTCGCTATGGGCCTAGGGGTGGTGTGA